In Gymnogyps californianus isolate 813 chromosome 1, ASM1813914v2, whole genome shotgun sequence, the following are encoded in one genomic region:
- the FAM76B gene encoding protein FAM76B, translating into MAAAAAAAAPALYACTKCNQRYPFEELSQGQQLCKECRIAHPIVKCTYCRSEFQQESKTNTICKKCAQNVKQFGTPKPCQYCNIIAAFIGTKCQRCTNSEKKYGPPQTCEQCKQQCAFDRKEEGRRKVDGKLLCWLCTLSYKRVLQKTKEQRKSLGSSHSNSSSSSLTEKDQHHSKHHHHHHHHHRHSSSHHKISSLSPEQDQGLWKQSHKSSAAIQNETPKKKPKLESKPSNGDSSSINQSADSGGTDNFVLISQLKEEVMSLKRLLQQRDQTILEKDKKLTELKADFQYQESNLRTKMNSMEKAHKETVEQLQAKNRELLKQVAALSKGKKFDKSGSILTSP; encoded by the exons atggcggcggcggccgcggcggccgccccggctCTTTATGCCTGCACCAAGTGCAACCAGCGCTACCCCTTCGAGGAGCTCTCCCAGGGCCAGCAGCTGTGCAAG GAGTGTCGGATCGCCCACCCCATCGTGAAATGCACTTACTGCCGGTCGGAGTTTCAGCAGGAGAG CAAAACTAATACGATATGCAAGAAATGTGCCCAAAACGTGAAGCAGTTTGGAACG CCCAAGCCTTGTCAGTATTGTAACATTATTGCAGCATTTATTGGCACAAAATGTCAGCGTTGCACCAACTCGGAGAAGAAGTACGGCCCACCTCAGACATGTGAACAGTGCAAACAGCAGTGTGCTTTTGATcgaaaagaggagggaagaaggaag GTTGATGGAAAGTTGTTGTGTTGGCTCTGCACACTGTCCTACAAGAGAGTGctacagaagacaaaagaacagaggaagagcCTAGGATCTTCACATTCTAACTCCTCATCCTCATCTCTTACTGAGAAAGACCAGCATCATTCAAAACACCACCATCATCACCACCATCATCATCGTCACAGCAGCAGTCATCATaa AATCAGCAGTCTGAGTCCAGAACAAGATCAGGGACTATGGAAACAGAG CCATAAATCCTCTGCAGCTATTCAGAATGAAActccaaagaaaaaacccaaactggaATCCAAGCCATCAAATGGAGATAG tagctCTATAAATCAGTCAGCAGACAGTGGAGGAACTGACAACTTTGTCCTCATAAGTCAGCTGAAAGAAGAAGTAATGTCACTTAAACGTCTTCTGCAGCAAAGAGATCAgactattttagaaaaagataaaaag ttgaCAGAACTGAAGGCAGACTTCCAGTACCAGGAGTCTAACTTGAGGACAAAGATGAACAGTATGGAGAAAGCTCACAAGGAAACCGTGGAACAGTTGCAG GCCAAAAACAGAGAACTGCTCAAACAGGTTGCAGCATTGTCAAAGGGTAAAAAGTTTGATAAAAGTGGGAGTATACTAACATCTCCTTGA